One Persicobacter psychrovividus DNA window includes the following coding sequences:
- a CDS encoding TonB-dependent receptor plug domain-containing protein, protein MNKVLCLAVAIFFAVSTVFAQKQEVSGIVTSKENGDPLAGVNVLLKNQSLSTITDIDGRFSMHISEPNAILVFSFEGFFTEEVTVGSQSEVNVNMTADLIQLKSEVSTALDITREKSSLGYATQEISSSDLTIAQSTNVLAAVSGKVAGVQVSGSTGNMAGSYRLLVRGVNSILGNNQPLFVVDGVPLNNNSYNAEDISRGGGGYDYGNMAQDINPEDVESLNVLKGPAATALYGVRGANGVIIISTKSGKRDKKGIGVSVNSSVIFEKVNMMPKLQRLYGGGNGFTATNIGGTDYLMPDYDYGWSWGPAYDGQQVVLWNNIEDSPIRGSKITGTSEWKAPENDVSSFFETGVTFNNTVAFFWLYFTQLSHWAF, encoded by the coding sequence ATGAATAAAGTTTTATGCCTTGCCGTGGCGATATTTTTTGCGGTGTCTACTGTTTTTGCTCAAAAGCAAGAGGTATCAGGAATAGTTACCTCTAAAGAAAATGGTGATCCGTTGGCAGGTGTGAATGTCTTGCTCAAAAACCAATCGCTTTCTACCATTACAGATATCGATGGCCGTTTTTCAATGCATATTTCTGAGCCAAATGCTATTCTTGTCTTTTCTTTCGAGGGCTTCTTTACTGAGGAAGTGACTGTAGGAAGTCAATCTGAGGTTAATGTAAATATGACTGCTGATCTTATACAGTTAAAAAGTGAGGTAAGCACTGCTTTAGATATTACAAGGGAAAAATCCTCTTTGGGGTATGCGACTCAGGAAATCTCATCGAGTGATTTAACCATTGCTCAATCAACGAATGTATTGGCCGCTGTTTCTGGGAAAGTTGCAGGAGTACAGGTCTCAGGCTCGACGGGAAATATGGCAGGTTCTTATCGACTTTTGGTACGTGGGGTCAACTCCATTTTGGGTAATAATCAGCCACTATTTGTAGTGGATGGCGTGCCGCTAAACAATAATTCCTATAATGCGGAGGATATCAGCCGTGGAGGCGGTGGTTATGATTATGGAAATATGGCACAGGACATTAATCCCGAGGATGTTGAGTCGCTGAATGTGTTGAAAGGACCAGCTGCAACCGCCCTTTATGGGGTTCGAGGAGCAAATGGGGTGATAATCATTTCAACAAAATCAGGCAAGAGAGATAAAAAAGGTATCGGTGTTTCGGTCAATTCTTCAGTGATATTTGAAAAGGTGAATATGATGCCCAAGCTTCAACGACTGTATGGTGGAGGGAATGGATTCACGGCTACAAATATTGGAGGAACTGATTACTTGATGCCTGATTATGACTATGGTTGGTCTTGGGGACCTGCTTATGATGGGCAACAGGTTGTTTTGTGGAACAATATTGAGGACTCACCCATCAGGGGTTCCAAGATTACGGGGACGTCAGAATGGAAAGCTCCTGAGAATGATGTCTCCTCTTTTTTTGAAACAGGGGTAACGTTCAACAATACAGTGGCTTTCTTTTGGTTATACTTTACCCAACTCAGTCATTGGGCCTTTTGA